Below is a genomic region from Rhodothermales bacterium.
CCGTACGCAGTGAACTGCGGAACAGAAGAGGTCTCGCCCCGATACTGCGCGAGTTCCTTTTCAATACCTGAAGACGGAGTAGAGGATGCCACTTCGCTGTGGGATTGTTGGGCTGCCCAACGTCGGCAAATCAACCCTGTTCAATGCGCTCAGCAGCGCCGGCGCAGATTCGGCGAACTATCCGTTCTGCACCATCGAACCGAATGTAGGCGTCGTCCCTATCCCCGACAAGCGAGTGGCGCGGCTCGCGGAACTCGCCGGAGCACCCGAAACGGTGCCGACAACGATAGAATTTGTTGACATCGCGGGCCTCGTTGCGGGAGCATCGAAAGGCGAAGGCCTCGGGAATCAGTTTCTCGGACACATTCGGGAAGTGGATGCGATCATCCACGTCGTCAGATGCTTCGACGATGACAATGTTGTGCACGTAGAGACCGATGTAGATCCCGCGCGCGATATTGAAACCATCGAAACAGAACTGCTCCTGAAAGATCTGGACTCGGCCGAACAGAAACTGGAGCGGACCATAAAGGCTTCACGATCCGGCGACAAGAAGGTGCTCGCCGAGGTAAGTTTCTACGAGCGCCTGGTCGAGTTTCTCGGGAGCGGCCAGCCGGCGCGCCTGTTCGAGATGAAGCCGGAAGAGGCGGCATGGATGAAGCCGCTTTTCCTGCTCACGAACAAGAAGGTGCTGTACGCTGCGAATGTCTCTGAAGAAGATGCGGCCACCGGAAACGCGTACGTTCGCGCCGTGGAGGATATCGCCCGCGTCGAAGGAGCCGTCGTAGTTACGGTCGTAGCGGAAATCGAAGCACAGATAGCCGAACTGGACCCGGCCGAACGGGCCGTCTTCCTGGAAGCACTCGGAATGCACGAATCCGGTCTTGATCGGCTCGTCCACGCCGCATATGATTTACTGGATCTGATTACCTTCTTTACAGCAGGCCCGAACCAGGCGCGTGCGTGGACGATAAAGCGCGGGACAAAAGCGGCAGCCGC
It encodes:
- the ychF gene encoding redox-regulated ATPase YchF, with translation MPLRCGIVGLPNVGKSTLFNALSSAGADSANYPFCTIEPNVGVVPIPDKRVARLAELAGAPETVPTTIEFVDIAGLVAGASKGEGLGNQFLGHIREVDAIIHVVRCFDDDNVVHVETDVDPARDIETIETELLLKDLDSAEQKLERTIKASRSGDKKVLAEVSFYERLVEFLGSGQPARLFEMKPEEAAWMKPLFLLTNKKVLYAANVSEEDAATGNAYVRAVEDIARVEGAVVVTVVAEIEAQIAELDPAERAVFLEALGMHESGLDRLVHAAYDLLDLITFFTAGPNQARAWTIKRGTKAAAAAGTIHTDFERGFIRAETIKYVDYDRLGSEAAARDAGVMRSEGKEYEVQDGDVILFRFNV